In the genome of Streptomyces sp. SAI-127, the window GGGCGTAGGCGTTGCGGAACAGCTGGTTGCCGCCCCCAGCGCCCCTGCCGAGGCCGGGCAGCCGAAGACGGCGCCCCGACTGCTCGGGCGCCTTCGCCGCGGTCGACTCGGGCTCGGTCGTGGTCGTCGTGTCAGACACGGGAACGGGAGACCTTCCGGCGGACCTGTCGTGCTCTTCGGACCAACGCGTACCCCTTGGTGAGGGCACGGTCCCTGGCGAAGTCCCGGGCGATCGCACGGCCCTGGACGAGCCGCTCGAACTCCTCGGCCGTGGTGCTGCGGCGCACGGTGAGGCGGGTGAGCGCGTACGGCCCCTGGCGCCGGCGCGCCAGGCCGTTGTTCACGGCGAGCGCCTGGCCGTACCCCGTCTCGCGTACCGCCTCGCGCACCCGGCGGCTGGAGTAGCCGTACGGGTAGGCGAGCGAGGCCGGCGCGGTGCCGAGTTCGTCGGTGACGATCTCCCGGGAGTGGATCAGCTCGTGGCGCAGCGCGCCGTCCTCGAGCTGGTCGAGCTGCGGGTGCGTGTGGGTGTGGCCGCCGATCTCGACGTCCGCCGCGGCGAGTTCGCGGACCTGGTCCCAGTCCAGCATGGTGTCCAGGCCGCCGCCCGTGTCGTACGCACCGCGGATCCAGCCGGTGGAGACGAACACCGTGGCCGTGAAGCCGTGCTTGGCGAGCACGGGCAGGGCGTGGCGGTGGACGCCTTCGTAGCCGTCGTCGAAGGTGATCAGGACGGGCCGCTCGGGCAGCGGCCGTCCCTCGCGCCAACGGGCGGCGAGATCGGCGGTCCTGACCGGCGTGAGCCCCGACTCGGCGAGGATCTCCATCTGCCGGGCGAAGGCCTCCGGGGACACCGACAGCACGCGGGTGGCGGCGTTCGGGTCGGTGGCGACCGCGTGGTACATGAGGATCGGTACGGGCCGCTCAGCCATCTCTCTCCCCCTCGATGTCCGCGACCGTGAACGTGGCTCCGCCCCGCCGCGCCCGGACGGTGCCGACCACATACCCGCCGGCCGCGGTGAGCACCCCGGCGACGATCGCGCCCGCCCTCCCCGCGCCGCCCGGCCGGGACAGCGCGGCATCCCGCAGCCCGCGCACCACCCCGGCCGGCAGCACCCGGGTGGCGTACCGGCGCTCGGACTCAAGTCCCTTGTCCGCGCCGACACTTCGGGCCACGAGCGCCTTCGACAGGCCCTCCGCGTACGCGCGCGTGCGGAAGTACCCGAAGTGCTCGCGCGCCTCGGGCACCCGGTGGTGGATCACCGCCCGGTCGTCGATCAGCAGGACCGCGTCCGGTCTGGCCCGGCTCAGCCGGATGCACAGCTCCGTCTCCTCGCAGCCCAGCGGGCGTTTGTCGCCGTCCCGCCCGATGCCGGTGGCGAAGCCGCCCGCGGCGTCGAAGGCGGTGCGGCGGAAGGAGGCGTTGCCGCCCAGGACGTTGCGCACACGGACCAGGCCGGACGGGATGCCCTTGTAGGTGCAGCCGACCACCCAGTCGAACTCCTTGGGGAACCAGGCGGGCCGGCGTCCCGACGCCCAGATCGGCATCGTACGGCCGCCGACGGCCATGACCCGCGGGTCCGCGTATCCGGAGGCGAAGTGGCGCAGCCAGTCCCGCTCGGCGACGGCGTCGTCGTCCAGGAAGGCGATCACCTCGCCGCGCGAGGCGGCGATCCCGGTGTTGCGGCCCGCGGACAGGCCCCGGGGGCCCGCGTTGGCGAACACGCGGACCTCCTGGGCTTCCTTGTACTCCTTGGTCAGGCGGTCCAGGAGCACCGGATTGTGGTCGACGATCAGCAGTGTCTCCAGGGCCGGGTACGACTGCGTACGCACCGAGGCGACCGCCGCGAGGATGTCCTCCCAGCGGTCCTCGGTGTACACGCAGATCACGACGGAGATGTCGGGATCGCTCAAGACACCTCTCCCCGGCGCGAGTCGAGCATCGGCGAGTAGTGGGCGCGGCGGCGCAGCGCACGCCGGTTCGACCGCTCCCCGAGGATCACCTTGAGCACCCGGAACCCGTCCCGGACGGCCCGCAGATTGCTCGCGCCGTGGATGCGGAGGTACTCGTAGCTCGGTATCTCCTGCACCTTGAGTCCCGCCTTGACCACCCGGATGTTCATCAGGGTCTCCACCTCGAAGCCTGTGCAGTCGAGGTCGATCTTGTCGAGGCAGTGCCGCCAGAAGGCGTTGTACCCGTAGCAGAGATCCGTGTAGCGGGCGCCGAACTTACGGTTGACGATGGTGCACAGCGCCCAGTTGCCGAGTTTGCGGATGAAGGTCATGTCGTCGGTGCCGCCGCCGTTGGCGAAGCGGGACCCCTTGGCGAAGTCCGCGCCCGAGACGAGGGCGGACACATAGGAGACGATCTCGTTGCCGTCGGCCGAGCCGTCCGCGTCGATCATGACGACGATGTCACCGGTGCAGGCTTCGAACCCGGTGATCAGGGCGTCCCCCTTGCCCTTGCCGTGCTGCTTCACGACCTTCACCTCGGGCCACAGCTCGCGGGCCACCGCGACGGTGTCGTCCGTGGAGTTGCCGTCCACCAGAACCACTTCGTGGATCCAGTCGGGCAGCGTCTTGAAGACGTACGGAAGGTTCTCCGCCTCGTTCATGGCGGGTATGACGACACTCACGGGTGGCGTGATGGCCAGGTGAGTGGAGATGGGCCGGTACTGGCTGGCTGTCGGCACATCCTGGCCCGCAGTCGCCGGGCGCAGAACTGAACTCATGAGTCTGGTTCCCTCTCGTCCGGTGGACCGCCCGCCCCTGGGCGGTCCGGCTTGTTGCTCCGGTTCGAAAGGGGGGTTCTCACTCACGGCATGCCGGAAGGAATCTCCGTACCTGCCGGGTGAGCTGGCAAAGCTGGCCGACCGCCGTCGTGCTGTGCTTGTTGCAACGACAGCCGGTCGCGCGGCACGACTCGGTCACCAGTACGGTCACCGAGCACGGCACCCCCCTACCGCGCCCCGCGCCCCCGTCGCGGTCCTTGAGCCCTCCCCTAGAGCCGCTCGATGACGGGACGGTGCGGGTGTGATGTATGACGGTATTGACGATTGAACCCGTATGGCAAGACCTGGAACGAGGCCTCACGTTTTTGTTGGTTTGACCGTTACAGTCGCACCGGAGCGGATCTTTCCCACTTTCTTCAGCAGCCTGTCGGCGGGTTCG includes:
- a CDS encoding polysaccharide deacetylase family protein is translated as MAERPVPILMYHAVATDPNAATRVLSVSPEAFARQMEILAESGLTPVRTADLAARWREGRPLPERPVLITFDDGYEGVHRHALPVLAKHGFTATVFVSTGWIRGAYDTGGGLDTMLDWDQVRELAAADVEIGGHTHTHPQLDQLEDGALRHELIHSREIVTDELGTAPASLAYPYGYSSRRVREAVRETGYGQALAVNNGLARRRQGPYALTRLTVRRSTTAEEFERLVQGRAIARDFARDRALTKGYALVRRARQVRRKVSRSRV
- a CDS encoding glycosyltransferase family 2 protein, translated to MSDPDISVVICVYTEDRWEDILAAVASVRTQSYPALETLLIVDHNPVLLDRLTKEYKEAQEVRVFANAGPRGLSAGRNTGIAASRGEVIAFLDDDAVAERDWLRHFASGYADPRVMAVGGRTMPIWASGRRPAWFPKEFDWVVGCTYKGIPSGLVRVRNVLGGNASFRRTAFDAAGGFATGIGRDGDKRPLGCEETELCIRLSRARPDAVLLIDDRAVIHHRVPEAREHFGYFRTRAYAEGLSKALVARSVGADKGLESERRYATRVLPAGVVRGLRDAALSRPGGAGRAGAIVAGVLTAAGGYVVGTVRARRGGATFTVADIEGERDG
- a CDS encoding glycosyltransferase family 2 protein codes for the protein MSSVLRPATAGQDVPTASQYRPISTHLAITPPVSVVIPAMNEAENLPYVFKTLPDWIHEVVLVDGNSTDDTVAVARELWPEVKVVKQHGKGKGDALITGFEACTGDIVVMIDADGSADGNEIVSYVSALVSGADFAKGSRFANGGGTDDMTFIRKLGNWALCTIVNRKFGARYTDLCYGYNAFWRHCLDKIDLDCTGFEVETLMNIRVVKAGLKVQEIPSYEYLRIHGASNLRAVRDGFRVLKVILGERSNRRALRRRAHYSPMLDSRRGEVS